The Betta splendens chromosome 7, fBetSpl5.4, whole genome shotgun sequence genome includes a window with the following:
- the LOC114859470 gene encoding trace amine-associated receptor 9-like, protein MTESYRCSTFSFSLVTETMEEAELCFPQLFNTSCKKRPRSQTEALLIYSLLPCFSLLTVVLNLLVIISISHFRQLHTPTNLLLLSLAVSDFLVGVLVVPFQILLIEPCWFLGDLACVVCAILPFFSVPATAGNMVLISVDRYVAVCDPLRYPTKLTQKTVKVLILLCWIFSVLYDLLFLFDNLRQPGRFNSCYGECVISVNGTADLVIRFIIPISAIIILYVRVFVVAVSQARSMRSHVAAVKLQRSLTETVQRSELKAARTLGIVIAVFLMCYCPYYGVSLSGYNFVIGSSVNIAMFILVIFNSCLNPVIYAFVYPWFRKSVKLIVTLQILNPRSCQTKVL, encoded by the exons atgacAGAAAGCTACAGGTGTTcaactttctctttctctctggtGACGGAGACAATGGAGGAAGCTGAACTATGCTTTCCACAGCTTTTTAACACCTCCTGCAAGAAGCGCCCACGCAGTCAGACCGAGGCCTTGCTCATCTACTCCCTATTGccctgcttttctctgctcactgtggttctcaacctgttggtcatcatctccatctcccacttcag GCAGCttcacactcccaccaacctactcctcctctctctggctgtctctgaTTTCCTAGTTGGTGTCCTCGTGGTGCCGTTTCAGATTCTTTTAATTGAACCCTGTTGGTTCTTGGGTGACCTGGCATGTGTTGTGTGCGCTATTCTACCTTTCTTTAGCGTTCCTGCCACCGCAGGTAACATGGTGCTGATATCAGTGGACCGCTACGTGGCTGTCTGTGATCCTTTGCGTTACCCCACTAAACTCACTCAAAAGACAGTTAAAGTCCTTATTCTCCTGTGCTGGATTTTCTCTGTTCTCTACGaccttctgtttttatttgataaCCTGAGGCAACCAGGCAGGTTTAACTCCTGCTATGGAGAATGTGTGATTAGTGTAAACGGAACTGCTGATCTAGTGATAAGGTTCATTATACCAATCTCAGCCATCATtatcctgtatgtgagggtgtttgtagtggctgtgtctcaggctcgttccatgcgctcccacgttgcagctgttaaactgcagcgttcactaACTGagactgttcagaggtcagagctaaaagcagccaggactctgggtattgtcattgctgtgtttctcatgtgttactgtccatattatggtgtttctctctctggctACAACTTTGTCATTGGTTCTTCAGTTAACATTGCAATGTTTATTCTGGTGATATTTAACTCCTGTCTGAATCCTGTGATTTACGCCTTTGTGTATCCGTGGTTCAGAAAATCTGTCAAACTGATTGTTACGCTTCAGATACTGAATCCTCGCTCCTGTCAGACCAAAGTACTGTAA
- the LOC114859172 gene encoding trace amine-associated receptor 1-like, with the protein MLFSPSRQLHTPTNLLLLSLAVSDFLVGLLVVPFQILLAEPCWFLGDLACVLCAIVPFFSVPATAVNMVLISVDRYIAVCDPLRYSTTITQKTVKGLILLCWVFAILYNLLFLLDNLRQLGRFNSCYGQCVITVNLTVELIMRFIVPISAIITLYVRVFVVAVSQARSMRSHVAAVKLQRSLTVTVQRSELKAARTLGVVVAVFLICYCPYYFFLFMSLSGYQFVVGSSLTISMFFLVIFNSCLNPVIYAFFYPWFRKCVKLIVTLQILKSRSCQAKVL; encoded by the coding sequence atgctgttctctccctccaggcagctccacactcccaccaacctcctcctcctctctctggctgtctccGATTTCCTAGTTGGTCTCCTTGTAGTGCCATTTCAGATTCTTTTAGCTGAACCCTGTTGGTTCCTGGGTGATCTggcatgtgttttgtgtgctaTTGTACCTTTCTTTAGTGTTCCAGCCACCGCAGTTAACATGGTTCTGATATCAGTGGACCGTTACATCGCCGTATGTGACCCCCTGCGTTACTCCACCACAATCACTCAAAAGACAGTTAAAGGACTTATTCTACTGTGTTGGGTTTTTGCTATTCTCTACaaccttttgtttttacttgaCAACCTGAGGCAACTAGGCAGGTTTAATTCCTGTTATGGACAATGTGtgattactgtaaatttaaCTGTTGAACTAATAATGAGGTTCATCGTTCCCATTTCAGCCATCATCaccctgtatgtgagggtgtttgtggtggctgtgtctcaggctcgttccatgcgctcccacgttgcagctgtgaaactgcagcgttcactgacagtgactgttcagaggtcagagctgaaagcagccaggactctgggtgtagttgttgctgtttttctcaTATGTTACTGTCCATATTACTTCTTTCTCTTTATGTCTCTCTCTGGTTACCAGTTTGTCGTCGGTTCTTCACTTACCATTTCTATGTTTTTTCTGGTGATATTTAACTCCTGTCTGAACCCTGTAATTTATGCCTTTTTCTATCCGTGGTTTagaaaatgtgtcaaactgATTGTTACCCTTCAAATACTGAAGTCTCGCTCCTGTCAGGCCAAAGTACTGTAA